GGCCCAGGCGGACAAAATGTCAACAAAGTTGCCAGCAAAGCGACCTTGCGGTGGAATGTTCGCACCACCAACGCATTGATCGGTGCGATGCGCGAACGATTCCTGAAGCTGGTCATCACCCGCACCACCAACGAAGGCGAATTGGTGCTGGTGTCGCAGCGGTATCGGGATCAGGAACGGAATCGCGAAGATTGTCTGGAGAAACTCGCCGAGCTGCTCACGCAAGCCGCCACCCCGCCCACGCCACGGTTTGCCACCAAGCCAACCAAAGCCTCGAAGCGGCGGCGGTTAGCCGCCAAGCAACATACTTCGTCGGTGAAGGCCGGACGACGCGCTCCCCGCATGGACGACTAATGCCCCCTCGATTTTCTGAGAGCGACAGTCGATCATTCGCCGACCGATGGTTTTGATTCTCGGAAATCGAAGCGGTGTCCGATCTCCCCCTCAATCGGGACCTTAACGAATGGTCACTCTCGGTTCCAAGCAAATGGCTGAAGTCGAGACAGCCATCACGGAAAAACTGGGCGTTGCCTTTCCCGCCGATCAGCAACCTGCGTTGGAGGCGTTCTTGCGCGCATGGAACTCCACCAACCCGCCCCGAATCGCCGATTATCTTCCGCAGCCGGAGCATCCGTCGTATCTCCCGACGTTACTAGCATTTGTGTCGATTTCATCGCAGTTCCATCACTTGTATCGGATCGCATTTGACCTCGAGAAGTTAATCTGCGAGTTACCTGCGCTCCAACCATATGCCGATCGCTATCGCTCCTTGCCGGCCAACGTCGATCTTGCCCGTCGGCTGCAACTCTCGCCCCCACTTCCCGAACCCCCGCGTCAATTGGGACGCTATCGCGTGCTCGAAACCCTTGGCTTCGGCTCGGTCGGCCAAGTCGTGCGGGCAATCGATCCGGATGTCCCCCGCGAAGTGGCCATCAAGATGGTTCACCCCAGTCAAACGGGGGTCGTTGGTGACTTGCTGCGCGAAGGCCAGATGAGCGGCAAGCTGAATCACCCGAACATTGTGCCGATTTTAGAAGTATTGATCCATCCGGGAGAAGTCGCGCTGGTGATGCCGTTGATCCGCGGCGGCACGCTCGCCGATCGCATTCGCACCCAGGGCCGAATGTCATGGCAGTGGGTGCAGCAGTTTCTGGCGGAGTGCGGGGCGGCACTCGATTACCTTCACGATCAACAGATCATTCATCGCGATATCAAACCGGGCAATATCCTGTTGCAGGGCGAGACTCCCCGACTCAGCGATTTTAGCCACGCCTGTCCGTATTTGCCGAACCATCCGCTGCCCCAGGGAATGACCCAGGGAACGCCCATTTACGCTGCCCCCGAAGTGCTGCTGCGACAATCCCAAACCGATGCCAGCGACCGATTTAGCTTCGGTCTAGTCGTCTTGGAAGCACTCACCGGCGTTCGCATGGAGCGGCCAGACGCATGGAGCGGCGTCCGCGAATCCGAACTGCGAGCGCAAATGAGCAGCTTGCTGCCATGCCCACCGGATTGGCTGCAAACCGCGATCATCCAACTCTTGCACCCCGATCCCAACCTTCGCCCGAGTCGCATTCGGAACTTGCTGGCCGATCTCGCGCCGTCGCCTTGCATTCCGTCCCCGCCACGCACAAGTCGGCTGATGTCGCGATGGATTCCCATTGCCGGAATCGCTGGCGTCGCCGCGTTGGTCTGCACCGTTGGCCCAACCCTCCGCGCTCGCCCCGATCCGCGAATGGCTTCGGGAATCAGCTTGGCTCGCACGTCGTTCCACGACCAGCAGTCCGCAACAACGTCAGTGCCCGCCACTCCCAATCCGCCAGTGTCCCAGGATGCCCATCCATCGCAACCACTGACTCAGGAAGAGGTTCTGGCTCGGCTCGACTCCGCACACCGAGAATGGGCAACCTATCTGACCCAGCGACCGGAAAAAGGCTTGAATCGACAAGCGTGGATGCAAGAAACCCAGGCGACGCTTGAACCGATCATCGCAATCCACGAACAATTATCACAATACGCCGATCAGATTCCCCTCTGGCCGACACGGTTGCTCGGCATGCAACAACATGCCGCCATCCTCCGCGAATTGGAGCGATTCCAACAGGCGGAACAAGTCCTGCAAGAACTCCACCGAGTGGGCTCCAACTATCTTCAGATGATGCCGGCTGATCCCGTCGCGATTCGGCTGCTTCTCTCCAATAATCGCCTGAATCTGGCACATATTTACTGGAAACAACAGCAGTATGCCAAGGCCGACGAAATATTCGCCTCGGTGTCTGAGCAATTGGAAGAATTGTGGCTCAGCACCCGTGATTCGAATGCCGAGAAACTGCTTTGCGAAGTGTTGACCAGCCAGGGCGACTTGTACCATCGAGAGGGGCGATTCGACACCGCCCGCGTGCATTGGGGCCGCGCCTTGCATCAATTGCAACAGCGTTACGCGACCATGCCGCTCGACTATCTCACGCGAATCCGAATTGTCCATGTCGGGTTTTTCCTGGGCGAATCGCTGCTTCGCAACCAGGAATGCCAACGTGCGATGGAATGCTACCGCTTTTACTTACCCATTCTGCGCGAGTTGGTCCAAGAATTCCCAGATTCGGCAATTCGCTGGCATCAATTGGCGACAACCATCGAACGACTAGTCGAACATGACCAATCCTTCGCGATGCCGACAGTCTCCCGATGCGAAGCGCTGTTTGCGTTCGATCGAGCCGCCGCCTTGTTTCAAGGCACACCCGCCGCTCCCACCCCGTGGCGGGCCCGCGTGATCCAATTAAGCAGCCGCACCCGCCGCGCTCGCCTGTTGGCCCAGATCCACCCCGATTCGGAGTCCATCGAATCACTCAATCGATGCTTAGTCGAATGTGAGAATTTAGTCGCCGAGGTCGATTCGGTGCGGGAAACCAACCGAACCGATCGGGAATTGCGAATGGAAGCCGCCCTCGCGATGATCGAGGTCTTGCAGGCTGCCCATCGATATTCCGAGATGACAATCCTGCTGGACCGCATGGAACAATGGTCAATCGACGATCCACATTTACGCAAACCGCTGGTCGCTCAGTTGCGACGCACGCTGCGGCAACTCTCATTCCCATCGGCAGATGCGACGATTCTCCGCTGTCGCCGATTGTGCGATGAACTCCTCCAACGACTGTCATCGGCTTCTTGATCCAAACCGCTCAAGTCCGCCGCTCGCGTTCCACAATGCGAAACCCCGCGATGGTTGGCCTCCTGGCGTGACCATCGCGGGGTCGAAATGCAATGGCGTGAGCGACCGTTAATCCCTCACGCATCGCGGCAGCATCTACGGATGCGGGTTACTTCGTTGGGGGCAACGGCAACGCCGTCAACGGCTCGGCGGCGGTCAGTGTCAGGTAGAATCCATGCGGATTGTTCCCGTTGGCCACCTTCACGAGAATGCGGTTCGATCCTTTCTTGAGCGTGATTGGAATCGAATTCTGAGCCGGAGCCGCCGCTCGCGTATCCCGATTGCTGTGGACCATCTGACCATTCACAAACACTTTCGCACCGTCATCGCTGCCCAGCAACAGCGTTGCCGGCTGATCGATGGCGGATTCCACATCGCGGAGCATGTAGCTGAGACTATTGTTGCCCGCTTCGCCATGGAACTTCGCCAGGTCGAAATACGCCCCTTCGCTGGCTCGAATCGTCCGCCACTGAATCGACCCGGATTTGCCCGGAACCGTGGCGGCGAATTCGAGATTTTCCGTGCGTTCGGGTGCAAATTTCACATCCAGCCCGGCGTTGTCCGGCCCGCTGGGGAACGGCCCGAGAATCGCGTAGCTATCCGGAGTCAGCGACGCAGTTTTCAGCGTGCCGAGATATTCCACCAGGTCGATCAGTTCATCCGGCGTCAGCGTGGCGACCAGATTTTCGGGCATCAGCGACGTGGTCAGCTTCTTCCGCTCTTCGATATCCTTCAGAGCGATGACGGTATCCCGCCCGTTGGCGTCCCGCAGCGTCAGCGCGGTCTCGGATTCCGCCACGGCCATCCCCGAAATCACTTGGCCGTTGACGGTTTCCACCGTGTACTGCACAAATTGATCGGCGATCGCCTTGGACGGCATCAGAATCGATTCCAGCAGATTTTCACGCGTCGCTTTCTTGCCGATCATCGACAAATCGGGGCCAATCTGCCCGCCCTGCCCTTGCACCATGTGGCACTTCAGGCATTGCGATTCGTTCTTCAGGCTGGCGAGTAGCAGCTTCTGCCCACGCCCGGCATCGCCTTTTCGACGGGCGAGTTCCGCAATGGTCGGCAGCTGCTTGGGGTCCATTTTGCCTGGCGCGGGGAAGGCAATCACCGCTTGATTGCGAATCGCTTGGAACGGGCTATTTCGCAAGAATCGGCCCGCATCGGCGATCAATTCCTTCGGCAGGCTGTCTTTCGACTTCGCTTCCAGCAGCCACTTGCTCCCGGCGTTGCTGGCGGTCAGCGCCTCGACGGCGGCCAAGCGTGTTTCGACGGCGATTTTCGACGCAACTGCCAATTCCTGCAACGACTTGAGCGCGGCACCAGTCGCGGCTTTTTCACCGTACATCGGCACCTGACCGGCGAGCGATTTCACCGCCACCGTCGCCCATTCCGGAGATTGAATCGCCATCCGCGTGAGCACCGCCACGGCATCGGCATGGGGTAGTTTGCCCAACGTGCGAATGGCCGATGTGCGAATGTCCCGCGGCAGTTTGGCGTTTTCGGCCATCTCGCTCACGGTGCCGACACGGCTGACCATCTCCGCCGCCGCCACCAACTCCAGCCCCGCTTCCAGAGTCGCTGGGTGATTGAGCAGATTTTTGACGACAGCAGATAATTCATCGCTGCGATTCAATCCGGCCCATTTCCCCGGCAAAAACAGCGTCAATTTGGCCACGATTTGCGTCTGAATTTCGTCTAACTTTTCAGTCGAGCGCAATTGCGAAAGCAGCGTTTTCCCGGCATTCAGATCGTCGCTACTGGCCAGAATGTCGACAATTTGCATGCGGGCGCTGGGCAGCAGGGCCGAGTTGGTCAACGACGCTTCGAGCTTCGGCAGAATACTCGCCGGGCGGAATTCAAACACCATCTTGGCAATGGAATCATTCCAGGTGCTGAACGTATCTCCAAACGCCGTCAGCAGTTGCGAGCGACGATCAGCTTGGGTACCCAACGCGATATTCATCGCGGCCAAGTAGAAATGATCCTTGCCATCGAACTGTTTGGCGACCGAATAGAAGGCGGGTTGCACCTGTTGGGCGGGCAGCTTCCGGGCCAGCAGCATCAGTTCGCGGCGGACTTCCGGCGCGCTGGCGGATTCCAACTGTCGTACCGTTCGATCATCCAACGCCAATGCTGATCCGCTTTCTTTCGGCGGCGAGAAGCTATCGAGCATTCGCAACCCCAGGATGTTGCTGGCGGGATCGCTCGACTTCGTCGCCAACTCCACGGCCTTTGCCGTCCAGGTGGCGCGGTCGGTGACATAGGGCATCAGCCACAACGCCCGCGCTCGCAGAATCGGATCGTTCCCGTTGCTCCAGGCGGTCAGTTGCTTCACTGCGTCGGCCTTGGGCATGGCGATCATCGCCGATTGAGCCGCCGAACGCATGGAAAGATTCGGCGAGGTCAATGCCGCCGCAAGTCCTTCCGCAGATTGGAGTTCCATCTTCGGGATCGTATAGCCGGTGTGCCCCTTAGGCGTGATGCGATAGATGCGACCACGGGTGGTATCGCCCATGCCGTGCCCACCGACACCCGGATCGTACCAATCCGCGACCAGCAGCGAGCCATCCGGCGCGACGCAGACATCCGAAGGCCGGAACCAGCCATCGGTGCTTTCGAGCATCACTTCTTGAGTCGCCTCATACCCGGCCCCGTTCGTCTTCAAATGGTAGCAGCGCAAGTGCTTCGGACCGGCGTCCGTGTGCAGCGGCATGCCCCGATACTTCTCGGGTAGCAAGGTTCCTTCGTAGAAGCACATCCCGGTCGGCGAACCGAAGAACGTGCGCAACACCTTGTGAACGATCCCCGGTTGTTCTTCGTGCCAGTGGGTCTGCCCCGGCCCACGCGGGTGGTAGCCATAGTTGCCGCCGGGCAGCACATGGCAGATGCGCGTTTGCTGATTGCCGTCGTCATCATTGTCAGACAAAAAGACGGTG
This DNA window, taken from Tuwongella immobilis, encodes the following:
- the arfB gene encoding alternative ribosome rescue aminoacyl-tRNA hydrolase ArfB; protein product: MPNFPIPIPEQEFVWTYARSGGPGGQNVNKVASKATLRWNVRTTNALIGAMRERFLKLVITRTTNEGELVLVSQRYRDQERNREDCLEKLAELLTQAATPPTPRFATKPTKASKRRRLAAKQHTSSVKAGRRAPRMDD
- a CDS encoding serine/threonine-protein kinase, which encodes MVTLGSKQMAEVETAITEKLGVAFPADQQPALEAFLRAWNSTNPPRIADYLPQPEHPSYLPTLLAFVSISSQFHHLYRIAFDLEKLICELPALQPYADRYRSLPANVDLARRLQLSPPLPEPPRQLGRYRVLETLGFGSVGQVVRAIDPDVPREVAIKMVHPSQTGVVGDLLREGQMSGKLNHPNIVPILEVLIHPGEVALVMPLIRGGTLADRIRTQGRMSWQWVQQFLAECGAALDYLHDQQIIHRDIKPGNILLQGETPRLSDFSHACPYLPNHPLPQGMTQGTPIYAAPEVLLRQSQTDASDRFSFGLVVLEALTGVRMERPDAWSGVRESELRAQMSSLLPCPPDWLQTAIIQLLHPDPNLRPSRIRNLLADLAPSPCIPSPPRTSRLMSRWIPIAGIAGVAALVCTVGPTLRARPDPRMASGISLARTSFHDQQSATTSVPATPNPPVSQDAHPSQPLTQEEVLARLDSAHREWATYLTQRPEKGLNRQAWMQETQATLEPIIAIHEQLSQYADQIPLWPTRLLGMQQHAAILRELERFQQAEQVLQELHRVGSNYLQMMPADPVAIRLLLSNNRLNLAHIYWKQQQYAKADEIFASVSEQLEELWLSTRDSNAEKLLCEVLTSQGDLYHREGRFDTARVHWGRALHQLQQRYATMPLDYLTRIRIVHVGFFLGESLLRNQECQRAMECYRFYLPILRELVQEFPDSAIRWHQLATTIERLVEHDQSFAMPTVSRCEALFAFDRAAALFQGTPAAPTPWRARVIQLSSRTRRARLLAQIHPDSESIESLNRCLVECENLVAEVDSVRETNRTDRELRMEAALAMIEVLQAAHRYSEMTILLDRMEQWSIDDPHLRKPLVAQLRRTLRQLSFPSADATILRCRRLCDELLQRLSSAS
- a CDS encoding PVC-type heme-binding CxxCH protein: MNWSNRGLLLAALLALPAMARAQMSPEQTLKTFKVADGLQVSLFASEPMFTNPTCMDVDSLGRVWVCESVNYRSKLRNRPLLRPEGDRIVVLVDENADGVADSAKTFYQSAELLAPLGIAVNPDASGPGLTVFVAQSPVIWKFRDANGDLQADGPPEVLLKGFNGIDHDHGVHGLLIGPDAKLYFTVGDSGVTNLQSRDGKGPKWSTNSTDCRAATVWRCNLDGTDLELIAHNFRNNYEPAVDSNGTVFLSDNDDDGNQQTRICHVLPGGNYGYHPRGPGQTHWHEEQPGIVHKVLRTFFGSPTGMCFYEGTLLPEKYRGMPLHTDAGPKHLRCYHLKTNGAGYEATQEVMLESTDGWFRPSDVCVAPDGSLLVADWYDPGVGGHGMGDTTRGRIYRITPKGHTGYTIPKMELQSAEGLAAALTSPNLSMRSAAQSAMIAMPKADAVKQLTAWSNGNDPILRARALWLMPYVTDRATWTAKAVELATKSSDPASNILGLRMLDSFSPPKESGSALALDDRTVRQLESASAPEVRRELMLLARKLPAQQVQPAFYSVAKQFDGKDHFYLAAMNIALGTQADRRSQLLTAFGDTFSTWNDSIAKMVFEFRPASILPKLEASLTNSALLPSARMQIVDILASSDDLNAGKTLLSQLRSTEKLDEIQTQIVAKLTLFLPGKWAGLNRSDELSAVVKNLLNHPATLEAGLELVAAAEMVSRVGTVSEMAENAKLPRDIRTSAIRTLGKLPHADAVAVLTRMAIQSPEWATVAVKSLAGQVPMYGEKAATGAALKSLQELAVASKIAVETRLAAVEALTASNAGSKWLLEAKSKDSLPKELIADAGRFLRNSPFQAIRNQAVIAFPAPGKMDPKQLPTIAELARRKGDAGRGQKLLLASLKNESQCLKCHMVQGQGGQIGPDLSMIGKKATRENLLESILMPSKAIADQFVQYTVETVNGQVISGMAVAESETALTLRDANGRDTVIALKDIEERKKLTTSLMPENLVATLTPDELIDLVEYLGTLKTASLTPDSYAILGPFPSGPDNAGLDVKFAPERTENLEFAATVPGKSGSIQWRTIRASEGAYFDLAKFHGEAGNNSLSYMLRDVESAIDQPATLLLGSDDGAKVFVNGQMVHSNRDTRAAAPAQNSIPITLKKGSNRILVKVANGNNPHGFYLTLTAAEPLTALPLPPTK